Proteins found in one Gimesia chilikensis genomic segment:
- a CDS encoding matrixin family metalloprotease yields YGWFVDGTPLDSSEFTLLDGSLLAGSGSDAFGQMDLLTVVMHELGHTLGLEDLDSDGTLMSESLDVSERRLPSADELDDFFSGIAGGDNPLLD; encoded by the coding sequence TTACGGCTGGTTCGTCGATGGAACGCCGCTGGACAGCAGCGAGTTCACACTGCTGGACGGCAGCCTGCTGGCCGGTTCAGGCAGTGATGCCTTCGGCCAGATGGACCTGCTGACAGTCGTGATGCACGAACTGGGTCACACGCTGGGTCTGGAAGATCTGGACTCAGACGGCACTCTGATGAGCGAGTCGCTGGACGTCTCCGAACGTCGCCTGCCGAGTGCAGACGAACTCGATGACTTCTTCAGCGGCATCGCTGGCGGAGACAACCCGCTCCTGGACTAA